In the genome of Cetobacterium ceti, one region contains:
- the eutH gene encoding ethanolamine utilization protein EutH — protein sequence MGINEIIIYIMAFFMVVGAIDKCLGNKYGYGEKFEEGFVAMGALTLAMVGVISLAPVLADLLRPVVSPVYKILGADPSMFATTLLAEDMGGYPLAMQLAENPEAGRFAGLILGAMMGPTIVFTIPVALGIIEKKDREYLAKGVLAGMITIPLGCLVGGVVAGFDLKMILSNLLPIILFAIIISIGLWKWPDKMTHGFTIFGQGVVVIITIGLGAIVFETLTGIVVIPGMAPISEGIEVVGAIAMTLAGAFPLVHFITKVFNKPLLKMGEALGMNEKAAAGLVATLANSIPMFGLMKEMDKRGKILNVAFAVSAAFVFGDHLGFTAGVDKAMIFPMVVGKLVGGISAVVLAKFMYKNITEDENEETEIKDEVIGDVK from the coding sequence ATGGGTATAAATGAAATTATTATATATATAATGGCATTTTTTATGGTAGTTGGAGCTATAGATAAATGTTTAGGAAATAAATATGGATATGGTGAGAAATTCGAGGAGGGGTTTGTGGCAATGGGAGCTTTAACTCTTGCCATGGTGGGAGTTATTTCATTAGCTCCTGTACTTGCTGATCTTTTAAGACCAGTGGTGTCTCCAGTTTACAAAATTTTAGGAGCAGACCCATCAATGTTTGCAACTACTTTATTAGCTGAAGATATGGGAGGATACCCCCTTGCTATGCAACTTGCTGAAAATCCAGAAGCTGGAAGATTTGCAGGACTTATTTTAGGAGCAATGATGGGACCAACTATTGTTTTCACAATTCCAGTAGCTTTAGGAATAATTGAAAAAAAAGATAGAGAATATTTAGCTAAGGGAGTTTTAGCTGGAATGATTACTATACCTTTAGGATGTTTAGTTGGTGGAGTTGTTGCTGGATTTGATCTTAAAATGATTTTATCAAATTTATTACCAATTATTTTATTTGCAATAATTATATCCATTGGACTTTGGAAATGGCCAGATAAAATGACTCATGGATTTACTATTTTTGGTCAAGGAGTAGTTGTTATAATTACAATTGGACTTGGAGCTATTGTATTTGAAACTTTAACTGGAATAGTGGTTATTCCTGGAATGGCACCAATTTCAGAAGGAATAGAAGTTGTAGGAGCTATTGCTATGACCCTTGCAGGTGCTTTCCCATTAGTACATTTCATTACAAAAGTTTTTAATAAACCATTATTAAAAATGGGAGAAGCTTTAGGAATGAATGAAAAAGCTGCAGCGGGATTAGTTGCTACTCTTGCTAATAGTATTCCAATGTTTGGATTAATGAAAGAAATGGATAAAAGAGGAAAAATTTTAAATGTGGCTTTTGCAGTAAGTGCTGCCTTTGTTTTTGGAGATCACTTAGGGTTCACAGCTGGAGTTGATAAAGCTATGATATTCCCAATGGTTGTAGGAAAACTTGTTGGAGGAATAAGTGCTGTGGTTTTAGCTAAATTTATGTATAAAAATATTACTGAAGATGAAAATGAAGAAACAGAAATAAAAGATGAAGTTATAGGAGATGTTAAATAA
- the pduL gene encoding phosphate propanoyltransferase, whose amino-acid sequence MSMELDKLIEVVKEKMEKKIPVEGSGRHIHLSHEDGKKLFGENYEFTILKELSQPGQVAYKERVRLIGPKGVIEGVVILGPSREKTQVELSLTDTRILGVKGVLRESGHIENTPGIVIGKGDKVIEIKEGVIVAKNHIHMNEEEAKNLNVEDKDLVKIKIYSERPVIFEDVLIRVNKNFKLAMHIDYDEGNSCMLNKESFGVIYE is encoded by the coding sequence ATGAGTATGGAATTAGATAAATTAATAGAAGTAGTAAAAGAAAAAATGGAAAAGAAAATTCCCGTAGAAGGTTCAGGAAGACATATACATTTATCCCATGAAGATGGAAAAAAGCTTTTTGGTGAAAATTATGAGTTCACAATTTTAAAGGAACTATCTCAACCAGGACAAGTTGCTTATAAGGAAAGAGTTAGACTAATTGGTCCTAAGGGAGTTATTGAAGGAGTTGTAATATTAGGTCCTTCTAGAGAAAAAACACAAGTGGAACTTTCTTTAACTGATACTAGAATTTTAGGTGTTAAGGGAGTTTTAAGAGAATCTGGTCATATTGAAAATACTCCTGGAATTGTTATTGGAAAGGGAGACAAGGTTATAGAGATTAAAGAGGGAGTTATTGTAGCAAAAAATCACATTCATATGAATGAAGAGGAAGCTAAAAACTTAAATGTAGAAGATAAGGATTTAGTAAAAATTAAAATTTACTCAGAGAGACCTGTTATTTTTGAAGATGTTTTAATAAGAGTAAATAAAAATTTTAAATTGGCAATGCACATAGATTATGATGAAGGAAATAGTTGTATGTTAAATAAAGAATCCTTTGGAGTAATTTATGAGTGA
- a CDS encoding EutN/CcmL family microcompartment protein, whose translation MIIGNVVGNLWATRKEESLNGLKFLIVETIEKKTIVACDFVGAGIGDKVLITLGSSARKASENMNISIDAGIIGIIDGIEGE comes from the coding sequence ATGATTATAGGAAATGTAGTAGGAAATTTATGGGCTACAAGAAAAGAGGAAAGCTTAAATGGTCTTAAATTTTTAATAGTTGAAACTATAGAAAAAAAAACCATAGTTGCTTGTGATTTTGTTGGAGCGGGAATAGGAGATAAGGTATTGATAACCTTGGGAAGTTCTGCAAGAAAAGCTAGTGAAAATATGAATATTTCCATTGATGCTGGAATAATTGGAATAATAGATGGAATAGAAGGTGAATAA